From Macaca mulatta isolate MMU2019108-1 chromosome 3, T2T-MMU8v2.0, whole genome shotgun sequence, the proteins below share one genomic window:
- the LOC100429780 gene encoding LOW QUALITY PROTEIN: cysteine-rich protein 2-binding protein (The sequence of the model RefSeq protein was modified relative to this genomic sequence to represent the inferred CDS: inserted 3 bases in 3 codons; deleted 3 bases in 3 codons; substituted 5 bases at 5 genomic stop codons) — MGKGRDSYIHLSSSISQHSDGATITSTSEGLDESEVERETPLIVKLEDQTSVDLCHDXSRDPXNSDEEDVLWMEKQLSCFCDKFQKWIKTRQLRGQFSYVKGDNFFRFTFSDCSADGKEQYKRLRLTWQQVIMLAMYNLSLEGCGHQGYFRXNKDICTFIGKHRTFLLGKNKKTSNWWSTVAGCLSVRRPIYFCSGAQEFGXPGWWKLVHNKPSTLKPKEKKLSAPSLKXKAASKPTLDPIITVQGLREQASXNPVESAMELKEKRSXAQEAKDIRRAQKEVADFLDRSMSSIPVKSXSQGHKSYVILKKEEIDFSSLSSSDHTTLTSPSTSPLDFSVPRHPAHQTAASHSVMPGFLLEADLIPDVMPLQALFHDDDEMEGNGAIDPGMEYVYNIDTLLR; from the exons ATGGGT aaaggaagagatagTTATATCCACCTGAGTAGTTCGATCAGTCAACACAGCGATGGAGCCACAATAACATCTACCTCAGAAGGGCTGGATGAAAGTGAAGTGGAGAGAGAAACTCCCCTGATTGTCAAATTGGAGGATCAGACATCAGTAGATTTATGTCATGACTAGAGCAGGGATC CTAACAGCGATGAAGAAGATGTGTTGTGGATGGAGAAGCAGCTGTCCTGCTTCTGTGATAAGTTccaaaaatggataaaaacaagaCAGCTGAGGGGACAGTTCAGTTATGTTAAGGGTGAT AATTTTTTTAGATTTACTTTTTCTGATTGCTCAGCAGATGGCAAGGAACAGTATAAAAGGCTGAGGCTGACATGGCAGCAA GTCATCATGTTGGCAATGTACAATTTGTCTCTGGAAGGATGTGGACATCAAGGTTATTTCAGGTAGAACAAAGATATCTGTACTTTTATTGGGAAACATCGGACTTTTTTactagggaaaaataaaaagacttcaaACTGGTGGAGCACAGTAGCAGGTTGCCTCAGTGTGAGACGTCCCATATACTTCTGTTCAGGTGCTCAGGAATTTGGATAACCAGGATGGTGGAAGCTTGTTCATAACAAACCCTCAACATTGAAACCTAAGGAAAAAAAGTTGTCTGCCCCAAGTCTGA TAAAAGCAGCCTCAAAACCAACCTTAGATCCCATCATTACTGTTCAGGGACTTAGAGAACAGGCAAGTTAGAATCCTGTGGAATCTGCCAtggaattaaaagagaaaaggtcTTGAGCTCAGGAAGCAAAAGACATTAGAAGAGCCCAGAAAGAAGTGGCTGACTTTCTTGACAGAAGTATGTCTTCTATCCCTGTAAAAT AAAGCCAAGGCCACAAGTCATATGTGATTCTTAAGAAAGAAGAGATTGACTTTTCATCTTTGAGCTCCTCTGACCATACCACATTGACAAGCCCATCTACTTCTCCTCTGGATTTCTCTGTGCCCCGCCACCCC GCCCACCAGACAGCTGCCTCTCATTCGGTAATGCCTGGTTTTCTTTTAGAAGCAGATCTGATTCCAGATGTAATGCCCCTACAAGCTTTGTTCCATGATGATGATGAGATGGAAGGCAATGGAGCCATAGACCCAGGAATGGAGTATGTCTACAACATTGACACGTTGCTTAGGtga